Within Suricata suricatta isolate VVHF042 chromosome 12, meerkat_22Aug2017_6uvM2_HiC, whole genome shotgun sequence, the genomic segment CAttattcacctactgaaagacatctttGTTGCAGTCTGAACGTTGTCTAAAATGCTGTGGGGCTCAAGAAACAGCTCCTTGACCCCTGTTTTGACACCTCTGGCACAAACTGTAAGCTTTTGGGGGGCAGATGGCTGCCTGTCCCTTCCTCCTTGCGAGGCAGGGGCTGCTGTCTGTCACAGGGGAAGAAACCAAGCCAGGTGGCTGAGCTTGAAGGCTAAGGAGAAGACTTGCCCTAAAGTCACTGAGAGTCTCTGTCATTACATCCCTATGTTAGACCGCAGACTAGATAGTGCAGAACCACGGCAGTGCTGAGAGTGCCCTGTGGAACCTTCTAGTGCTTCCCTGCCATCCATAGGCAGGGCACTGACCCCCGGAGAGGGAGTGATGTGCTGCTCATCCCCAGCCAGAATGAGGGACCCGAGGGgagcttcctcctccctcctaaGGCAGAGCTGATTTTTATACATCCATCAGCTAAAATTTCCACCCACAGGTACTTTCCATTTCAGATCCAGTTCCAGGAATAACTCTTGCATAATTGCTAAGCACGAAGCAATAATTTCTTTTCGTCCTCGCAGGCGCCCTTTGAAATGAATAAGAGCACGGGGGTGACCACCTTGCCCAGGTTCTCTTAAGCATCAAAAGCCCCATGTCCCAGGAGGCCCTCAGTCCCAGGCACCCCCGGAGTGGTCGGTCACTCTAGAcagcaccctccccctcccccccccgttATACACAAATACACCAGTTGAAGCCTGGAGAGAGGACTGACTAGCCAAGCTCACCCAGCGAAATGGGAGGCAAGCCTAGAATTGCAACCCACATTCTCCTGGTTcctgctgccctcccccccaaaacCCAGCAAGAGAAGCCGGGAAGAAGAATGGCAAAGGGAAGGAGCCCCGCGGGGAAGGTCCTCGGCCACCACCTTGCTGTGGATCTTCAAGGCAGACCCATCCTCTGTCAGCCTCTGTCTTCTCGTCTGTGGCAATGGGGAGGCTCATCCTGAGATCACTAAGGTTGATAACGCCAAGAAGCATGTTGATAATCATGCACTCCTCACTGAAATCACCCTTACAACTTGGGGGGGTGGgctctcattctcttcttttcaaagcagaggaagctgaggctAGTGGGAAacagtcacttgcccaaggcaACCATGAGCCTGTTAGCTTTTCTACCAGGACTTACCCACGGGGAGCCTGCTTTACTCCCATaaaagcccctccccccactccctggcCTCAGTCCCTGGGGTGTCCCAGAGGGCACAAGAATGACCCTGGAAAGAATTCAACCCCTCGGGGTTATTTTTAGTTGTAGAGGTATCCGTTTCTTCAAAACATGGGTGCCTCACCTGACCCGGCTCCTGCTGGACCCACCAGCTGCTCCGAAGGATTAACTCTCAGCCGGCTGCATTTTAAATAGACACCCCAGAGAAGAGCAGGGAATGTTCTGCCTCATACTGGAGGACCTTTGTAAATGCTAAGACTTGGGACAACCTTGAGGGCGGGGAGAAGATGGACTCTGGGCTTGTAACCCCAGCGGGAGGAGGGAAAATGCAATCCCAGCCCTTGTTAGCTGGGCCAAGAGGGGATTCGGGTTCACACCTGATAGaaggagccagacacagaggACAAATGGTTTGTCCAAGTGGCAGTGGCAAAGAAAAAGGGGAGTGCGTTTAGGACTTCCTCCCAAAGCAACTTTTATGAGGCACGtttcctgattataaaatgtAGTTTGTGCAAGAGAacggataggggcgcctgggtggttcagtcggttaagcatccaatttctgcttaggtcatgatctcatggtttgtgggttcaagccccacatcaggctcgtgtgctgacagctcagagcctggagcctgcttctgattctgtgtctccctctctctctctctgtctctcccccacttatgcgctctttctcaaaactaaataaacattaaatatttttttaataaaaaaagagaagggatgaATACCTTGTGATCTATTTCTATCATGGAAGAGAAAAGTGAATATTACCCTTGAAAATATTGCACTCATGAAAGAGCCAGAGGTAAAAGGCTGCGTTATATGACTCCACCTATACGGAATATATAAATTCAGAACACTTTCCTCACCCAAAAAGGAAACCCCATGCCCATGAACAGTCActcttcatttctccctttcccccacccccagcccctggtaaccactaccttgctttctgtttctatggatttgcctgttctggatgtTTCCTATAGATGGCATCATATGCCacgtgaccttttgtgtctggctactctcacttagcatgttttcaagatttgTTCGTGTTGTAggacttcatttctctttaaggctgaatagtcTTTCATTGTGTGGACCAATcgttctgtttatccattcatctgttggtgaaCACTTGTGTCGTTTCTACCCTTTGGCAATTGtgaacagtgctgctgtgaacatgatttttttaagagcCTTCCAGAAGTTTTTGTTGGGTTCTTGCAGAAAGGACAGCTCATCACTGGCCACCCAATACCTCCTGTTCCTGGAGGAATGGGACCCCGTTGCCCACCCAGGACCTCCCCTGTTCCTGGCCCTGTGATCATGGCCATCAGAGGGGGAACATGTAGTGAGGGCCCCCGGAGgggctcagcacagagtgtgGAGTCCAGTGTGATGAGGCAGATGAgcactgacagcattgagccttgatgcggggctcgaacccacaaatcatgagatcatgacctgagccgaagtcggaagctccactgaatgagccacccaggtgcccttcagatgtgtttttgataaataaatagatggagaCACAGCCAacctgtcccttccccctccctccctctctagcTGTGACCACCACCCTGAAATTTGCTTGTATTGTTCCCATGTCTTCTCTATTGTGTACATGTCTCTAAACTACATGGAGTATGTTGTTTTCACTATATACTCAAGATATacaaaaactggggcgcctgggtggcccagtcggttaagcatccgacttcagctcaggtcatgatctcacggttaatgggttcaagccccacgtcaggccctgtgctgacagctcagagcctggagcctgctttggattctgtgtctccctctctctctgttcctacctcacttctgtcactctctctcaaaattaagtaaacataaaaaaaggtatatgtaaatatatggaCTTCATGTTTCTTGGAATGAAAGACCCTACAATGACCCtattccaagtaaggtcacattctgaggttctggtgGACATGAATTCTGGGCAGAGGGACCCTGGTCCGCCATATAAATCACTGCAAGTGGGGATATTGATCCCTATATTATGTGCAATTAAACACTCTCAAGGGTGGAGTGAAGGCCTACAGTTGCCTGAGACAAAATAGTAATTCCACAAATAGATGGAGCAGGGTAGGTTTTGGTATGTGCACCCCAAAGTGCCCAAACACAACCTCAATGCCTACACGCTGTCCCATCCACATTTGCaagaatgtaagctctatgagggCAGGAGTTCATCCACTCACAACCATTTATTGTACagctactatgtgtcaggcagaGTGCCACACACAGGGCAGGTGCAGCAGCAGGTAACACTGATCTGATGAGATCCCCATATTCAACAAAGGATCAAGATCTAGTCAACTTGTTGAGTATATCGGCAGTTTGTATAGGTATTTACGTCAATAGCTTCATACATAGAGCATGTCACAGAGAGGCCAAGCTTAGAGACAAAAGGCATCCAATTTCTGGAGACAAAGtggcattaaaacaaaaattctcaaacCCGAATGGATCATTTATTTTGACTCGTCTTTTGATTAATACATCACATGTAACCTTGTCATTTCACATCCATACTGAGTGGAGTTGTCACTGGATTCAAGTAAATTGTTTAAGGGGAGTCTTTGGTACCTGCTCTGGCCGTGGGAGTTAAGTGGCTATGCCTCACAACTTACTCCAAAAAGCATTATCTGGAAACTGAAACTAGTGCGGGAGGGAAGGAATCAAGGTGACAAAATAGTTGTCACACCAGGAAACACCCAGGCTGCAACTCTGGGGTGTGGCTGTAAAAGATGATGACGATATTAACATAAagatagggggcacctggctggctcagttggtagagcatgtaacttttttttcttttcagtgtttatttttgagagagagagagagagagagagagagagagagggactctctgaagcaggctccagactgagctgtcagcacagagcctgatgcggggctcgaactcacaaactgtgagatcatgacctgagtcgaagtcagccgcttaacggactgagccactcaggccccccaaagattttattttccacataatctctatacccaatgcggagctctaactcacaaccccaagatcaagagtctcatgcttttccaactgagccatccagggcctCCAGTATAGAGGTTgctttaaaacagaacaaaacaaagcaaaacaaaatcttgTCTTGAACCCTGAGATGAAGCAGGTATGCTCTGGTGGACACAGGATGAAGGACCCAGAACATTCCCATTTGGTCTCTCCTTTGCCCCTGCAAATCTTCAGGGTTCCTAGGAATACAGTTTGGAAACCATTGTTCTTGGGAGCCTATCCTCCTAGCTGTGGCTAAAAGTTCTTGGGCTATCAGGGCTCCAGGACATCGGGACATCAGCCAGAGCATTCCTATGTCGCTGTATGGTATTCAATCAACATTGCTGCCCATAAGAATCATctaggggccgcctgggtggctcagtcggctgaacgtccgacttcagctcaggtcatgatcttgcagtctatgagttcaagccccatgttgggctctgggctgacggctccaAGCCTagaacctatttcagattctgtgtctccctctctctctgcccctcccctgcttatgctctgtctctctgtctctcaaaaataaagacacattaaaaaaaaaaaaaagaatcacccaggaacattaaaaaacccataagcccagccacaccccagacTGGCCAACTGAGATGCTCTGAGGGGGAGCGGGGGAGCGCTGTGGTCTGGTCTGTAAAGTCACCGGACCATGCTTATGTACGGCTAAATTGGTGGTCAATGTACTGAGCCATCATCTTGAGGGATGGAATTCCTGTTTCTCATTGCTAACCAagatcatccttttttttttttttttttttttgccttgggtTCATAGGAAGACTCAGTTTAGTATCATTTATGAGTGTGTATCCCCAGTTACAGAAACtgaaataagttatattttttctgtttttcgtAACAGATTTACTGAGCTATAACTCACATACTACCCAATTCACCCGCTCAAAGCATCCCATTCATTGGGTTCTAGtgtattcacagaattgtgcaaccatcccCTCCAAAAAAAACCTGTATTCTTTGGCTGTTGCCCTCCATTCTCCCCCATTCCCTCTAGCCCGAAGCAACCTCTAATCGACTTTCTGTTGCTGACAAGACCCATGATAGGATGAATTCCCCAGGATTGTGGGAGCCCAGAGATAGGAGTGACCCACTCAACAGAGCCAGAAGGCCTTCCAAGGGGAGGTGGCATTTGTGCTTGGCCGCTTCTGCTTATGAGTCTTTGTTCCTTCCATGCCACTAGCTcataacagaaaataacaagtgttggtgaggatgtggagaagttggaaccctcgtgccctgttggtgggaatgtgaaatggtgcatcagttgtggaaaacaatatggcagttcctcaaaaaattaagcataGGACGTCTGCGTGACtaagtccattgagcatctgactcttgattctgtctcaagtcatggtctcttggttcctgaatttgagccccatgccaggctctgctctagcagtgcagagcctgcctgggattctctctttccctctctctctgcccctcccctgttctctctctctctcaaaataaattaaaaaaatatttaaaacttaaaacaggggcgcctgggtggctcagtccgttaagcggctgacttcaactcaggtcatgatctcgaggttcgtgagttcgagcccacgttgggctccagcctggagcctgcttcagattctgtgtctccttctctctctgcccttttcctgctcacactctgtctctctgtctctcaaaaataaataaacatttaaaaaataaaataaaacttaaaaaaatgttaacatagaATTATCACTTGACCCatcatttcttcttctgggtATATCATCAAAAGAGTTGAAAGCAGgaactcaaataaatatttgtacacTCGTGTtcttagcagcattattcacaatagccaaaaggtgggaaCAACTCacatgtccatcgatggatgagtgaataaacaaaatgtggtctaagCATAccttggaatatttttcagcgttaaaaaaagaaggaattctaACACTAGCAATGCTCCAACATGAGTgtaccttgaggacattatgctaaataaaataagctagactACGAAAGGACAAATACAGTGTGATTCCACTTAGGTGAGTTCCCTAGAGgggtcaaattcacagagacagaatgtgggatggtgggtgccaggggctgaaTGAAGAGAACGAGGAGCTAGTGTTTAATGGAGAAAGAGTATCAGTTGGGGACAATGAAAAAGTCCCGGAGctggatggtgatgatggttgcacaacagtgtgaatgtgctTAGTGCCACTGAGCTGTGCACTTAAAAAATGGTGAAAGTGGTCCatgtcatgtatattttacaacaataataaaaattttaaaaaagggagagacCAAAAGGCCAGGCGTGAGCTTGTAGGGATCTTGGCATCAGCCCAAGGCAGGAACAGCTGTTTGAAAGTGTTCCCATCTGCACAGTGCTCTGTCTCCAcgcctctctctctttgtgcggATAACGAAAGCGATCACTGGGCGGAGGTTATCAATGAGGATTTAACAAGTCCTCCATACAAATGTAAACCTGGCGTCTGAGATCCGGAAGTGCCTGCTAACTGGGAGCTGGCACTACCATCATGGCCACCTCTCTGATCCCAGAAGAAAGAGGTCCCACCCTCACTCAGGTCCTCTGAGTGACCTCAGGCATGGgtccagcctctctgagcctgggtTCTTTCTCTGAAATGGGCGAGTTGCAAGGCATTGGGCGGGCTCTCGGCAAAGGCAGCTGAATTAAAAGCCGACCAGAGGGCATGGGGACAAAGCATGCCCTTGGCACCCTGGTGATGGTGGGGgacacccccaacccccccaggAGCGGTTGAGCTGTCCCGGCGCCATCCCATGGCATCCTGGCTGTGCGCCATGCTCCACTGCTTCGGGAGTTACATCTTGGCGGATCTGCTCCTCGGGGAGCCCGTGATCGACTACTTCAGCAACAATTCCAGCGTCCTGCTGGCCTCAGCCGTCTGGTAAGCACTGGCTGGTGGGGTGCAGGGGAGCAGAGCCGGGGGCAGGAGTGACCCAGCCTCCAGGGAGGTGGGAGGCGGGAGGAAATAGGACCCATCAGCACAGCCTCCACAGTGGACCTGAACACATTGCTCTCTGCTCCCCAGTTCAGCCCTGAGCCCAACAAGTTGGGGAAGGTGGGGTCTGGATGCAACCTCCCAGGGACCCCCATGGTCTGTCTCCCCCTGACGCTCTGCATTCTCTCCCCTAAGGTACTTGATTTTCTTCTGCCCCCTGGACCTCTTTTACAAGTGTGTCTGCTTCCTACCTGTGAAACTTATATTTGTGGCCATGAAGGAGGTAGTAAGAGTCCGGAAGATCGCCGTGGGCATCCATCACGcccatcaccactaccaccaagGGTGGTTCGTCATGATCGCCACCGGCTGGGTCAAAGGTAAGCAGGACCATGATAATGATGGGAAAATCCCCTCCCTTGAGAGCCCCTGCTCAGTGTGCTACCTGCCAGGCGTCCAGGTGGCCACAGACATTGGTCCAGGCTAAGGGGTGTCAGGACTGTTGTGGGAGTCCAGTCTCTTTAGCCAACACCTTTAGAGTAAATGGGAAGAGTCTTCTAGAATTTAACGGTCAAAGATAACAGGACAAGGAGACAGTGAGAGCTCTGCCTCAAGCACATTTTCTCGGCGGCGACACTACTGATGTTTGGGGCCAGGTCACCGTCCGTGGTGGGCGCTGTCCCGTGCGTTGTAACGTGTagagcagcatccctggcctcccgCCAGATGTCAGTAGCACCCGCCGACGGAACAACCAGAAGTGTCTCCAGATGTTGCCAAAGGCCTCCTGGAGAAGAAATCACACCCCTGTGACTACGGGGGTCCTTAACCTTTGTGGACCATGGCCCTTTGTGAGTCCAGGAAAGCCTTTTTATGCTTTTAAgtgcacaaaataaaatatataggttGGTAAATGAGGCccattatttcaaaatggttatCAAAAAAAGGCTTTAATATGGCATAGTAATTTTTACATCTCTACCAATGCATTAAATAACATTTGTTATTGGCTAACACATAGgaaattttcaaacttttgaaGTGCTCTCCAGCACAAACGATATTATGAAACCATCTGCAACAATGggaatataaaaaggaaatgaatctgTGAATTCTGTTGGTGATGGAGCCATAGACTTGTCCAGTCACACAGCTAAAGGAGTGCAGCTAGGTCTGACTCTAGGTCCTCTGAATTCAACATCCACATTCTTAACtactttgctgttgtttttaaatttttttatgtttatttatttttgaggcagagagagacagagcctgggtgggggaggggcagagagtgagggagacacagaatctgaaacaggctccaggctctgagctgtcagcacagaacccaatgcggggctcaaacccacaaaccacaggatcatgacctgagccgaaatcagatgcttaaccgactgagccacccgggcgccccattcTTAACTACTTTGAagccctcctttttcctttcctctagcTATGCTAGGAGGCAGACCAAgattgactttaaaacaaaagaatgttactaaaaataaacaagggcACTTTATAACGATGGGTCAATCTACTAGGAAGATGTAACAGTTATAAACATGTATGCACCTAAAAACaccaaaatgtataaagcaaaaactaagaGACATTAAAGAAGtagacaatttgacaataatggTTAGAGAGGTGGGCCACGGAGTAaaaggaagacagggaaagaAGGCCCATGCAGGTGCTAACACCACTGGACACCTCATCCAGTGATTCCTGATGCCAAAGTGTGTACTGTCAAAATGCCAGGGCCTCAAATCACCCTCCACTGAGCTCCAGTGTACTCTGCACCATTGACACGTGGGGCTGAGTCATGCTCTGAGGTGGTGGCTGTCTTGTGCTTTAAAGGATGTTGACCAGCATTCCTGGCCTTAGCTGACCAgtagcagccccctccccactggcaacaaccaaaaatgtttccaCATATTTCTAAATGCTAAATGCCTCCTTAGGGGCCTGGTCCAGTCGTACATACCAGGCACCTCAATTAACACAGCCACTCCTGGAATGGGTGTCCAACCTCTTTAACCGATACATTTGGGGTAAATGGAGAGATTCTTCTAGAACTGTAATCATTTATGTCTCCATATGGGTCTCCTTATTTACTCTTCAGGAAGCCTGTACTACAGAGAGAATTCCCTAGGGTTATAGTGTTGCACCTGGAAGGCAAGTGGCTTAAGAAAGATTGAGAGTTCAGAGCCCTGAGGAGGAAAGAGACTGGGATGGGGAGCCTTCTGGAAGCCCTGTGCACAGCTCAGGAGCCTGGACTCCCTAGGGGCATCAGGGCAGACAACCCAGATTTGTCCAAGACATACCTTGCAGATAGGATATGACCTCCATTCCCTCATGCTAGTTTTGCTCTGAATATGCCATGtgaccttctctgagcctcagtttcccttgttgCAACTGATGATCATACACCCAGGCTCAGTGTCCTTCTGGAGAAGCTGCTGCCTTGGGAACTCAGCTGAGAAGGATGGGGGAACCAGCGGTGGCAGGCTCATTCAGGAGCACCCTGTCTCGTAGGCTCTGGCGTCGCTCTCATGTCCACCTTTGAGCAGCTGCTCCGAGGGGTCTGGAAGCCAGAGACCAATGAGATCCTGCACATGTCCTTGTGAGTATCCGGTTTCCGCCCCCTTCCTTCCTGTAGGCACAGGTGCCCTCTGGGCCTGGCCCAGGGTTGGATACTCCTGGTAGCTCGGAAGCCTCAGCCACtgattctgttttccagaagctTCCGCAGGTCAAGGCCGGGGGACCCCAGCAGGGGAACCAAGGCTCTGCCTGAGGGGGAGGGCCAGGCAGAGCTGCAGGGAGATGAGATACTTGACTTGGGTTATGAAGAGTGAGTAGGAGTTTTCTGGCAAAGGAGGAGCCTCTGGACAGAGGCCAGCATCTCTGCCACCTGTTGGGTCAGAAAAGAGCAATGACTCCGCCCATTTCTGCGGGGTCCAGGTGCAGAGTGCGGTCGGGGAGTGAGGAGTACTGAGCATTGGTGGAGAGCAGACGGCAcagtgtggtgggggggggagtgtgtCTGGGACGAGGTGGGCAGAGCCCGATGGCTGCATCCACGACCCAACCTAGGACCTTGTAGCCTGTACatcgtttttttcttttttttaagattttacttttaaaacccaacatggggctcgaactcacaaccccaagatcaagagtcgcacattccaccaactgagccagccaggtgcccctttagcctctacatttttaaaagaccacaCTGGTTTGGGCTAGTTAAATTTTCTCCCAATCTACAACAAATAAAGCCACGGCcattaaaatatgacaaaatcaAAAGGCTCACCCCTATGCCAATGAAAATGACTTTCCATTTCACTCCTCGGAAAAGAGCATGATCTCGCTTCACCCCACACAAAGTCTATTCCCACCCTCAGTTCACCGACAAGGAAATGGGGACCCAGACAGCTGTGTTACCTGCTACCAAGTGGCCAAGTGGTTTCCCCTCTTGGATTCCTTTTCCGCCTCATCAGCTGAGGGTGAGGGTCCCCAAAGAATTGCACTGATAGACTCGCTGGCCCCGGTACCGGTGGGTGAGTGCTTTGGAAATATCAGGCAGAATTACCATCATTAAGGCCAGCGGTGCTCAACAGACGTTAGGAACGGAAGTCATGGTTCTATCTTCCGCCACCAGTTAAAATATGGAAAACCTATGCTTTAaggaagttaagaaagaaaaacctctCTGTGGGCCATGTTAACCCTTTACTGTGCTGGGAGACACCACCTTATCCATGCCATGCGGGCATCTTCCCACCTCACACTCCAGAGAAGCTGCATGTGAGCTGGGGCCGGCAGCGGGCGGGCAGAGTCTGGGCTGCGTGGCTGGCACCTCGCGGTGACGGACgctgccccctccagccccacaaAGGCCAGCCTGTATGGAGCCATCCTCTTCACCCTCCAGCAGACCCGCTGGCTCCCGGTGTCCAAAGCCAGCCTCATCTTCATCTTCACCATGTTCATGGTGTCCTGTAAGGTAAGTCTTcctgctctgccccaccccaacccacACCTTCTGGGCTAGGAGCTGAGGCTTAAGAGTCTTGTGTCCCAGAAAAGACAGCCCTAAGGCaagggggctggggaagagagTACCAGGAGATCCGTGCGTGCGTGGGAGGAAGGTCTGATAAGAGGAGTGTCCAGCAGGTGGGCACTGGGTAAGGAGGGCCCAGCCTAAGAGTGGGGCGGGTGTGTATGGAGTCTGTTTGGAGAATGGGGGGGGGTGGCGCGTGCCTTGGTAGTGGAGAGCTGAGGGACAAGACCGAGGAGGGCACACCCAGGATACCAGGGACCCAGGCTAGCTCAGGCATGGTGCTGGTCTGAACCTAAGGCCTTGAGTTGGGGTTAGCTCACCCAGGAGGGATCTTAAGGGATCACACTGCCTTCCCCGTGCATGTGGGGAGCTCGGCTGCTGGCTGGCTGGGAGGGGACCCATAGGCCATtgaaaaggggaagggagtgagcAACCTCAGACCAAGCACTGTTTCTCCCTGCGCCCAGGTGTGGGGAGGCCCCCTGAGGCAAGGCGGGAGATCGCCCGTCTCTGTGGGCCCGATGCTATCTGGGTTTCAACACCAGAAGCTTCCGCATTCCAGGAAACCTGGGACAGTGGTCACCCTCCTGGGGGTGCATAAAGCCAGAGGGGTGGGTCTGGGCTACCTCTGACCTTACCCTGGCTgacctctcccctcttcccttcccctacccccactTTGCTTTCTGCCTcggcctccctctgtctctctcgctgtctccctgcccctctgccacccCACCTCAGGTGTTCCTGACGGCCACTCACTCTCACGGCTCCCCATTTGATGTTCTGGAGGGCTACATCTGCCCTGTGCTGTTTGGGGCTGCTTGGGGGGGTGACCATCACCACGACGACCACAGTGGGTCCCACGGCGGGTCCCATGGCGGCGGCGGGCCTGGCTCCCCGCACTCAGCCCTGCCTGCCAAGTCCAAGGAGGAGCTGAGCGAGGGCTCCAGGAAGAAGAAGACCAAGAAGGCAGATTAGCGGGTGGCCCAGAGGCCTTGCGGGGTGCCGGGGAGAAGACCTAGACCTAGGACCCTCAGAGCTGGTGTGGGGGCATCTTGGTCTCAGCTCtccactctc encodes:
- the TMEM38A gene encoding trimeric intracellular cation channel type A; the encoded protein is MELLSALSLGELALSFSRVPLFPVFDLSYFIVSILYLKYEPGAVELSRRHPMASWLCAMLHCFGSYILADLLLGEPVIDYFSNNSSVLLASAVWYLIFFCPLDLFYKCVCFLPVKLIFVAMKEVVRVRKIAVGIHHAHHHYHQGWFVMIATGWVKGSGVALMSTFEQLLRGVWKPETNEILHMSFPTKASLYGAILFTLQQTRWLPVSKASLIFIFTMFMVSCKVFLTATHSHGSPFDVLEGYICPVLFGAAWGGDHHHDDHSGSHGGSHGGGGPGSPHSALPAKSKEELSEGSRKKKTKKAD